From one Fulvitalea axinellae genomic stretch:
- a CDS encoding PorP/SprF family type IX secretion system membrane protein: MKNSVYILTLVVLFIMSAQIVRAQYTVDYRQYYQNPQTLNPAYAGIDGNWSFNLGYGSTSLDQDQKASNYYIGANLTFPKIQKSELDVLMRYCAKPKFSKRKPGVPRKLYGGGQVRHGFGATLYKRDFRITSRQEYALTYAVHVPLSRSLMVSGGAGMLSVLDRIHFDALNVRHEMDPIYQDLQEGEDNWNYYAAQVGVAIHSRRIYLGYAFKSKLRSSGAPGDLGAEGDTHQMSGGVRFSLSPDIEWLNSANVGLGLDDAKMAVTSQLQYKDLIRAGAIYDYQESISGILGIAIGDYARTDFTLAYPLESQYAQLDSKILYEVSLSFFAFKAKSRAKYFW, encoded by the coding sequence ATGAAAAACAGTGTTTACATATTGACCCTAGTCGTCTTGTTTATAATGTCAGCTCAAATAGTAAGGGCGCAATATACGGTCGATTACAGACAATATTACCAAAATCCGCAAACGCTTAATCCCGCTTATGCCGGCATTGACGGTAACTGGAGTTTTAATTTGGGTTATGGATCCACAAGCCTTGACCAAGATCAAAAAGCTTCGAATTATTATATCGGAGCTAATCTTACCTTCCCGAAAATACAGAAAAGCGAATTGGACGTATTGATGCGTTATTGCGCCAAACCTAAATTTAGCAAAAGAAAGCCCGGAGTCCCGAGAAAGTTATACGGTGGCGGACAGGTAAGACATGGCTTTGGCGCTACACTTTATAAGCGGGATTTCAGAATCACTAGCCGACAAGAATACGCCCTGACCTATGCCGTGCATGTGCCGCTTAGTCGTTCGCTTATGGTTTCCGGTGGTGCCGGAATGCTTAGCGTTCTTGACAGAATTCACTTTGACGCGCTGAATGTCCGACATGAGATGGACCCGATATATCAGGATTTACAGGAGGGCGAAGACAATTGGAATTATTATGCGGCGCAAGTCGGTGTGGCTATTCATTCCCGAAGAATATATTTGGGTTATGCGTTCAAGAGTAAATTGAGATCAAGTGGTGCGCCCGGCGATTTGGGGGCGGAAGGAGATACTCACCAAATGTCAGGTGGAGTCAGATTTAGCTTGTCTCCCGATATCGAATGGCTTAACTCCGCTAACGTCGGGTTAGGATTGGATGATGCGAAGATGGCCGTTACCAGTCAATTGCAATACAAAGATCTGATTCGGGCGGGAGCGATTTACGATTATCAGGAATCCATAAGCGGTATATTGGGAATAGCCATCGGAGATTACGCTCGGACGGATTTCACCTTGGCTTATCCCCTAGAAAGCCAATATGCCCAATTGGATAGTAAAATCCTTTATGAGGTATCTTTGAGCTTCTTTGCTTTTAAAGCAAAAAGTAGAGCGAAGTATTTTTGGTAA